One region of Cheilinus undulatus linkage group 4, ASM1832078v1, whole genome shotgun sequence genomic DNA includes:
- the arhgap19 gene encoding rho GTPase-activating protein 19 isoform X2: protein MAAGKDVDENSQNPRGPVSGMVANQEESPGSSRAGRPPVIFNPDFFVEKLRHENPDVFLELVLSNITRLIDLPGTEFAQLLGEDSPKTPTGGNGGFFRSFNFLKRKDKGVVFGSPLTESCIAQIYQLIEYLSKNLHVEGLFRVPGNSVRQQTLKELLNSGADVDLDSGDFHPNDVATLLKTFLGELPEPLLTHRHFHAHLKIADMTLFDEHGNKTAIPNKERQIEALQLLFLLLPQANRSLLKLLLDLLYHTAKQQDKNKMSAFNLALMFAPHVLWPRHMTAGDLKDNLKKLNNSMAFLIKHSQKLFRAPVYLRDYARVHFTGNKALHTKDDLELLAASSSPSQRKVLPLKRTAVLGPGSQEQYQSPSQQYTEEALKELFRHVHHNMPDSAKKKKLVRQLVKQTTSGTPTNEHQQGPPAPSKKHPRSRSFGGLIKRKARGEQLTADGRVRHISPDTVTRMRRKTGKENVVLQAVNSPLNGPVLGKAGLVVKNPDFTFHKEKCLKISKDSPSVTRTYLSPA from the exons ATGGCTGCGGGTAAAGATGTCGATGAAAACTCCCAAAATCCACG AGGACCAGTGAGCGGTATGGTGGCCAATCAGGAGGAATCACCGGGGAGCTCCCGAGCTGGCAGACCGCCTGTCATCTTCAACCCAGACTTTTTTGTTGAGAAACTCCGCCATGAGAACCCTGACGTTTTCCTGGAGCTGGTGCTGAGCAACATCACTCGGCTCATCGACCTTCCTGGCACTGAGTTTGCTCAGCTCCTTGGCGAGGACAGCCCAAAGACGCCAACGGGCGGAAACGGAGGCTTCTTTCGCTCTTTCAACTTCCTCAAACGCAAAG ATAAAGGTGTTGTGTTTGGAAGTCCTTTGACAGAGAGCTGCATCGCCCAGATCTACCAGCTCATCGAGTACCTCAGCAAAA ATCTACATGTGGAGGGTTTGTTCCGAGTTCCTGGGAACAGTGTCCGCCAGCAGACCCTGAAGGAGCTCCTCAACAGTGGGGCGGACGTCGACCTCGATTCTGGAGATTTTCACCCCAACGACGTGGCCACGCTGCTCAAGACGTTCCTGGGAGAGCTGCCCGAGCCTCtgctcacacacagacacttcCACGCACACCTGAAGATAGCTG ATATGACTCTGTTTGATGAACATGGAAACAAGACTGCGATCCCTAACAAGGAGCGTCAGATAGAGGCGCTGCAGCTTCTCTTCCTGCTGTTACCTCAGGCCAACCGCTCTCTCCTCAAACTACTGCTGGACCTGCTCTACCACACGGCCAAGCAACAGGACAAAAACAAGATGTCAGCCTTCAACCTGGCACTCATGTTCGCCCCGCACGTCCTCTGGCCAAGACAC ATGACAGCTGGCGACCTGAAGGACAATCTGAAGAAGCTGAATAACAGCATGGCCTTCCTCATCAAACACTCACAGAAACTCTTCAGG GCTCCGGTCTACCTGCGGGATTACGCCAGAGTTCACTTCACGGGGAATAAAGCTCTGCACACCAAG GATGATCTGGAGCTTCTGGCGGCGAGCAGCTCTCCATCCcagaggaaagttctgcccctgAAGAGGACTGCTGTTTTAGGCCCTGGCTCACAGGAGCAGTACCAATCACCGTCTCAGCAGTACACGGAGGAGGCTCTGAAGGAGCTCTTCAGACACGTCCACCACAACATGCCCGACTCagccaagaagaagaagctcGTCAGACAG TTAGTCAAACAGACGACCTCAGGGACGCCGACTAATGAACACCAGCAGGGACCCCCGGCTCCCAGCAAGAAACATCCCCGCTCTCGCTCCTTTGGTGGACTAATCAAG CGTAAAGCCCGTGGTGAGCAGCTGACGGCGGATGGGCGTGTCAGACACATCTCCCCAGATACAGTCACCAGGATGAGGAGGAAAACGGGCAAAGAGAACGTCGTCCTACAAGCT GTGAACAGTCCTCTCAACGGTCCTGTTTTGGGGAAGGCGGGGCTGGTGGTAAAAAACCCAGACTTTACTTTCCATAAGGAAAAGTGTCTGAAGATTTCTAAG GACTCACCCTCCGTCACCAGGACGTATCTCTCCCCGGCTTAA
- the arhgap19 gene encoding rho GTPase-activating protein 19 isoform X1 translates to MAAGKDVDENSQNPRGPVSGMVANQEESPGSSRAGRPPVIFNPDFFVEKLRHENPDVFLELVLSNITRLIDLPGTEFAQLLGEDSPKTPTGGNGGFFRSFNFLKRKDKGVVFGSPLTESCIAQIYQLIEYLSKNLHVEGLFRVPGNSVRQQTLKELLNSGADVDLDSGDFHPNDVATLLKTFLGELPEPLLTHRHFHAHLKIADMTLFDEHGNKTAIPNKERQIEALQLLFLLLPQANRSLLKLLLDLLYHTAKQQDKNKMSAFNLALMFAPHVLWPRHMTAGDLKDNLKKLNNSMAFLIKHSQKLFRAPVYLRDYARVHFTGNKALHTKDDLELLAASSSPSQRKVLPLKRTAVLGPGSQEQYQSPSQQYTEEALKELFRHVHHNMPDSAKKKKLVRQLVKQTTSGTPTNEHQQGPPAPSKKHPRSRSFGGLIKRKARGEQLTADGRVRHISPDTVTRMRRKTGKENVVLQAVNSPLNGPVLGKAGLVVKNPDFTFHKEKCLKISKQDSPSVTRTYLSPA, encoded by the exons ATGGCTGCGGGTAAAGATGTCGATGAAAACTCCCAAAATCCACG AGGACCAGTGAGCGGTATGGTGGCCAATCAGGAGGAATCACCGGGGAGCTCCCGAGCTGGCAGACCGCCTGTCATCTTCAACCCAGACTTTTTTGTTGAGAAACTCCGCCATGAGAACCCTGACGTTTTCCTGGAGCTGGTGCTGAGCAACATCACTCGGCTCATCGACCTTCCTGGCACTGAGTTTGCTCAGCTCCTTGGCGAGGACAGCCCAAAGACGCCAACGGGCGGAAACGGAGGCTTCTTTCGCTCTTTCAACTTCCTCAAACGCAAAG ATAAAGGTGTTGTGTTTGGAAGTCCTTTGACAGAGAGCTGCATCGCCCAGATCTACCAGCTCATCGAGTACCTCAGCAAAA ATCTACATGTGGAGGGTTTGTTCCGAGTTCCTGGGAACAGTGTCCGCCAGCAGACCCTGAAGGAGCTCCTCAACAGTGGGGCGGACGTCGACCTCGATTCTGGAGATTTTCACCCCAACGACGTGGCCACGCTGCTCAAGACGTTCCTGGGAGAGCTGCCCGAGCCTCtgctcacacacagacacttcCACGCACACCTGAAGATAGCTG ATATGACTCTGTTTGATGAACATGGAAACAAGACTGCGATCCCTAACAAGGAGCGTCAGATAGAGGCGCTGCAGCTTCTCTTCCTGCTGTTACCTCAGGCCAACCGCTCTCTCCTCAAACTACTGCTGGACCTGCTCTACCACACGGCCAAGCAACAGGACAAAAACAAGATGTCAGCCTTCAACCTGGCACTCATGTTCGCCCCGCACGTCCTCTGGCCAAGACAC ATGACAGCTGGCGACCTGAAGGACAATCTGAAGAAGCTGAATAACAGCATGGCCTTCCTCATCAAACACTCACAGAAACTCTTCAGG GCTCCGGTCTACCTGCGGGATTACGCCAGAGTTCACTTCACGGGGAATAAAGCTCTGCACACCAAG GATGATCTGGAGCTTCTGGCGGCGAGCAGCTCTCCATCCcagaggaaagttctgcccctgAAGAGGACTGCTGTTTTAGGCCCTGGCTCACAGGAGCAGTACCAATCACCGTCTCAGCAGTACACGGAGGAGGCTCTGAAGGAGCTCTTCAGACACGTCCACCACAACATGCCCGACTCagccaagaagaagaagctcGTCAGACAG TTAGTCAAACAGACGACCTCAGGGACGCCGACTAATGAACACCAGCAGGGACCCCCGGCTCCCAGCAAGAAACATCCCCGCTCTCGCTCCTTTGGTGGACTAATCAAG CGTAAAGCCCGTGGTGAGCAGCTGACGGCGGATGGGCGTGTCAGACACATCTCCCCAGATACAGTCACCAGGATGAGGAGGAAAACGGGCAAAGAGAACGTCGTCCTACAAGCT GTGAACAGTCCTCTCAACGGTCCTGTTTTGGGGAAGGCGGGGCTGGTGGTAAAAAACCCAGACTTTACTTTCCATAAGGAAAAGTGTCTGAAGATTTCTAAG CAGGACTCACCCTCCGTCACCAGGACGTATCTCTCCCCGGCTTAA
- the LOC121508463 gene encoding rho-related GTP-binding protein RhoU-like, producing MLPQDVGTQKPRRVSEPLCGLDIPPVPPGLLKNRDFPLNVKRRRSGSTPERKVNCVLVGDGAVGKTSLIVSYTTNGYPTEYVPTAFDNFTVMVVVDGKPVRLQLCDMAGQDELDRLRPLCYKNADVFLLCYSVVRPCSFRNLINKWVPEIQQYCPGVPLVLVGTQLDLREDVQVLIRLSQNQERPVGTEEGLRLAQELGAVSFAECSALTQKNLKDTFDSAILASIEQTDSCSVQQQRMTLRKKTPDKIKSLSETWWKKITCLMGETSCDFK from the exons ATGCTGCCACAGGACGTGGGGACGCAGAAGCCACGCCGTGTGTCGGAGCCCCTGTGCGGACTGGATATCCCTCCTGTCCCGCCTGGGCTGTTGAAGAACCGGGACTTTCCTCTGAACGTGAAGCGCAGGCGCTCGGGGTCCACACCTGAGCGAAAGGTGAACTGCGTCCTGGTGGGAGACGGAGCTGTGGGCAAGACGAGCCTGATAGTGAGCTACACCACCAACGGATACCCCACAGAATACGTCCCTACGGCGTTTGACAACTTTACTG TGATGGTTGTTGTGGACGGGAAACCGGTGAGGCTGCAGCTGTGTGACATGGCAGGACAG GACGAGTTGGACCGTCTCCGCCCGCTCTGCTACAAGAACGCCGACGTCTTCCTCCTCTGCTACAGCGTGGTCCGCCCCTGCTCTTTCCGCAACCTGATTAACAAGTGGGTCCCTGAGATCCAGCAGTACTGTCCCGGAGTGCCGCTGGTCCTCGTGGGCACCCAGCTGGATCTGAGGGAGGACGTCCAGGTCCTGATCCGCCTGTCGCAGAACCAGGAGCGGCCCGTGGGCACCGAGGAGGGTCTGCGGCTCGCTCAGGAGCTCGGGGCGGTGAGCTTCGCCGAGTGTTCGGCGCTGACCCAGAAGAACCTGAAGGACACGTTTGATTCGGCCATCTTGGCCAGCATCGAGCAGACGGACAGTTGCAGCGTCCAGCAGCAGAGGATGACCCTGAGGAAGAAGACGCCCGATAAGATCAAGAGTCTGTCGGAGACCTGGTGGAAGAAGATCACCTGCCTGATGGGAGAGACCAGCTGTGACTTCAAGTGA